The stretch of DNA TCCCAGGTCTCGCTGCCGTCTTCGACGTCGTCGGCGCCGGCCTCGAGCGCGGCTTCCATGATGGCGTCTTCCTCGACGCCTTCCTTGGGAATGGACACATAGCCCTTGGTCTCGAACATCCAGGCCACGCTGCCCGATTCGCCCAGGTTGCCGCCGCCCTTGTTAAAGGCCGAGCGCACGTCGGCGACGGTGCGGTTGCGGTTGTCGGTCACACACTCGACCAGCATGGCGACGCCGCCCTGGCCGTAGCCCTCGAAAGTAATTTCCTCGAATGCCACGCCCGCGATTTCACCGGTGCCGCGCTTGATGGCGCGCTCGATGTTGTCCTTGGGCATGTTCTCACCGCGCGCGGTTGCAATGGCCGTGCGCAGCCGGGGGTTCATGTCCGGATCGCCGCCACCACCGTCGCGCGCGGCGATGGTGATTTCCTTGATCAGGCGCGAGAAAATCTTGCCGC from Chrysiogenia bacterium encodes:
- a CDS encoding YebC/PmpR family DNA-binding transcriptional regulator; the protein is MSGHNKWSKIKHKKGAEDARRGKIFSRLIKEITIAARDGGGGDPDMNPRLRTAIATARGENMPKDNIERAIKRGTGEIAGVAFEEITFEGYGQGGVAMLVECVTDNRNRTVADVRSAFNKGGGNLGESGSVAWMFETKGYVSIPKEGVEEDAIMEAALEAGADDVEDGSETWDVVTGFENFIEVREALEAKGYKIESAEITKEASTKIKLEGENAKKFLNLMQRIEDVDDVQNVWANFEMDDALLEELAG